AGAGGATGAGGCGGTGCACTCTGTGAAGGCTTCACGGCAGCCGCGCACCTGTCAAGGCCCCCTGACGCGGGCAAGCGCACACGTCAGGGGGCCGTCAGCTCAGGAGCAGCGCCAGCGCACCGGCACGTGATCCTGGCCGTACGGCTCGCTCAGCTGCCGCAGCCCGACCAGCACCCGGCCGTCGTCACTCAGGGAGTAGACCTGCACATGCCACGGCGTCTCCCCGGCCGGCGCGGGTACCGCGGTCCGGTCGCCCGCCGGGGACAGCAACCACAGCGACCCGACCGGAGTCGGCGCCGGGGTCAGCGTCTGCCTCCTGGGGCCGAACACCGGTTCCGTCTCGTGCACGGTCCAGCCCTGCGCGTTGACGACGGTGGGAGGGCCGGACCGGCCGAGTGACTGGGCCTTTCCCGTGCGCAGATTCCACAGCACGCCGGTGATGCCGGACCCTCGCTGCCCGGTCCCATCGGGTAGCAGGACCTGTCCGACGACCCAGCCGCCCCGGATGGCGTAGACGCTCACGTTACGGCCGGTCACACCATCGATGGTCGGGGTCAGCTCCTGCCATGAGCCGTCGGGACGGAGCGCGTACGCCATCTGGTCCCTGGCACTGTTCTCATACCCACCCATCACGATGGTGCCGTCGTCGTCGATGCCGCGGACCAGTACGCCGTGCCGCCAGTCACCCGGCGGCAGCGGCAACAGCTCCATCGGCGAGTCAGGGGTCCGCCAGCGCACCGGTTGGCCGCCCGGACCGTCCGGGCCCGAGCTGATGGTGCCGGCGATGACGCCGCTCTCGTTCAGGTCACTCGCGAAGGCCTCGCCGTCGAGCCGGGTGAACTCGCCATCGCGGTACACCCAGGCCGACTCCTTTCCGTCGATCACCGCCGAGGCCAGCGCGGTGCCGGCGGAGTTGACGTCGTGGAAGTACTGCAGCCTGCCGGGCAGCGACAGACGGCGCACCGCGTCCCCGTCCCAGAAGAGCAGATCGCGGTCGTACTTCTTGGCGTCGACGTCGGTCCCACCGACCGCGTACCGGCCGGTCGGGTCGACCTGGTAGACGACGCCGTAGGTGGCCCCGTCGGGCAGCGGCAGGCTGCCGAGAGTGCACGAGGTCGGCAGGGATGGTCCGGCGGACGGCGACACCGCCGGGTCAGGGGCGCTGCCGGGCGCGCCCGGCCACAGGCTCCAGGTCGCGATCGCGGCGACCGCCAGCGCCGCCGCGGTGGTGCCGACGGCCGCGCGCCGCCGCCTGCGCCGCCGGGTGATCGTGAGCGCCCGCTCGGTCACGTCGTAGCTGCCTGCGCGCTCGCCGATGTCGGTGAGCAGTTGCCTGAGGTCGGTCATGCGCTCACTCCGTTCGGCTCCTTGACCAGCACGTGCAGTTCCGGGGCCAGCTCGCGTAGCCGCCCGAGGGCGTACGACGTCTGGCTCTTGACCGTGCCCACGGAGACGCCGAGCGCCTCGGCGGCGTCGGCCTCGGACAAATCTTCGAAGAAGCGCAGCACGATCACGGCGCGCTGCTTGCGGGTCAGCTTCGCCAGCGCCTGCTCCAGCAGGAGGCGGCGGACCGTCTCGGCGGCCATGTCCGACCCGGCGCCGGATTCGGGCAGCTCGCCCGTGGTCAGCTCGCTGCGCAGGTGGCGGCTGCGCCGCCAGGAAGAGACGTGTTCGTGGTACATCACCTTGCGCACGTATGCGTCCGGCACGCCGGTGCGGGACACCTTCGGCCACTTGGACGCCAGCCTGACCAGCGTGTTCTGCAGCAGGTCCTCTGCCGCGTGGTGCTCGCCGGTCAGCAGGTACGCCACCCGTGACAGCCTGGCCAGCCGCGCGTGCACGAACTCGCGGAACCCTTCGTCGTCCGCCAACCCGTCACCTCCCCGTTCCGTGGGTCCGACCTTTCGACCCACGTACACGGGCAGCGGCACCACCGAGGTTGGAACCCTAGGCGAGGAGAGTTAAGAAGGGCACCTTCTACTACGGAAAACGAGCTGATCTGCTGCTCGTCTCGCTGACGCGAGCCGACGAAGGTGCCCTTCCTTTCAGGAGAGGAGGCGGCGGAGTTCGCGTTTGAGGACCTTGTGGCTGGGGCCCATGGGGAGGTCGTCGCGGAAGTGGACGCGCCGGGGGTACTTGTGCTTGCCGAGCTGGTCGCGGGACCAGTCGATGAGGTCTTGTTCGGTGACGGGGGCGGCTTCGGGGCGGAGGACGACGACGGCGCAGATCTCCTCGCCGTGGGTGGCGTCGGGGACGCCGATGACGGAGACGAGTTCGACGGCGGGGTGGCGGGCGAGAACCTCCTCGACCTCGCGCGGGTACACGTTGAAGCCGCCGCGGATGACGATGTCCTTCTTGCGGTCCACGATGGCGATGAAGCCGTCGGCGTCCTTGGTGCCCAGGTCGCCGGTGCGGAACCAGCCGTCGACGACGGCCTGCGCCGTCGCCTCGGGGTTGCCGTGGTAGCCGGCGAACACGTTGTGGCCGCGGATCACGATCTCGCCCAGCTCGCCGGTGTCCAGCAGCTCGATGCGGTCGTCGACCTCGGCGCGGGCGATCTCCACCTCGACGCCCCAGATCGGGTGGCCGATGGTGCCGGCCCGGACGCCGAAGTGCGGCTGGTTGGTGGTGGCCGTGGGCGAGGTCTCGGACAGGCCGTAGCCCTCGAAGATCGTGGTGGAGAAGGCGGTGTTGAACCGCTCCAGCACCGCGACCGGCAGCGCGGCCCCGCCCGAGATGCACAGCCGCAGCTTCGGCAGATCCTCGCGCCCGGCCGCGGCTTCGAGCAGGGCGACATACATGGTGGGTACGCCGTGGAAGACGTCCACGCCCTCCCGCACCATCAGGTCCAGCGCCGCGTCGCCGGTGAACCGGGCCAGCAGCACCAGCGTCGCGCCGATGCGGAACGCGCCGTTCATGCCGACGGTCTGCCCGAACGTGTGGAACAGCGGCAGGCAGCCCAGCACCACGTCCGTCGGCCGGGCGTCGTTGGCGTCGAAGCTGTTCACGGTCGCGTTCATCACCATGTTGAGGTGGGTGAGCACGGCGCCCTTGGGCCGCCCGGTGGTCCCGCTGGTGTAGAAGATGACCGCCGGGTCGTTCGGCTCACGGGTGACGTACGAGCGCAGCGGCGTGACGCTCGCGCTCACGTCCTCCAGCCGGGCCGGGCCGGTGCCGCCCGCTTCGAGGTCGGGGCGCGGCCCGACGCTGGCCAGGGGCACGCCCGCCTCGGCCGCGGCCGGTGCACCCAGCGCGAGCAGGCCGCTGTGGCAGACGACGAGCTTCGCGCCGCTGTCGCGCAGCACGTACGCCGCCTCGCCCGGGGTGAGCAGCAGGTGCACCGGCACCACCACGCCGCCCGCGGCGAGCACGCCGTAGTAGGCACGCGGGAAGTCGGTCACGTTCGGCACCACCAGCGCCACCGCGTCGCCGGGCTGGACACCCAGCTCGCGCAGGCCGGCGGCGTACTCCAGCGCCTGCCGCCACAGGTCGGCGTAGGTCTCGCGGCCGAACGCGTCGACGACGGCGACCTTGTCCGGCCGGCGGCGGGCCGCCTCGGCCAGCACGGCGGCCAGGGAAAGCGTGCTCACGGCTCCTCCTCGAAGTAGATGCGGCTGACCGTCTCGGCGACGCAGCACGGTTTGTCCTGGCCGTCGGCCCGCACGGTGAGCTGGGTGACGAGTTGCACGCCGCCGTCCACGGGTTCGACCTCGGCGATGCGGGCGAGCAGCCGTATCGCGGCGCCCACCGGGACGGGGGCCGGGAAGCGCACCCGGTTGACCCCGTAGTTCACGCCCAGCCGCACGTTGTCGAACCGGTACACGTCGTGCACCAGCAGTGGCAGCAGGGACAGGGTGAGGTAGCCGGGCGCCGCCGCGCCCAGCCCGGTGCAGCGCGGCCCGCCGGTCGCGTCGGCGAACGCGTCCAGCCGTGCCTGGTCCACCCGCTGCCAGGGGCCGGGCCCGATGCACTGGCCGACGGCGGCGGCCAGTTCCTGCGCGGAGGTGAACACCCTCATGCCAGGTGCCCGCCTATCTTCGTGTACCCGCGCAGCAGGTCACGCGAGATGATCAGGCGCTGCATCTCGTCGGTGCCCTCGTAGATGCGCAGCAGCCGCATCTGGCGATACCAGCGCTCCACCGGCAGCTCGCGGGTGTAGCCCATGCCGCCGTGGATCTGCATGACCCGGTCCACCAGCCGGTTGATCATCCCGGCGCCGTAGAGCTTGGCCATGGACGACGAGTGGCGCGGGTCCTGGCCCTGGTCCACCGTCCACGCGGCGCGCAGCACCAGCCAGCGGGCCGCCTCCAGCTCCGTCTCCGAGTCCGCGATCATCCACTGGATCGCCTGGTAGTCGGCGATCGGGTGGCCGAACGTCTGCCGGGTGTTCGCGTAGTCGACGGCCATCTGCAGGGCGCGTTCGCCGACGCCGAGCGCGTGCGACGGGATGATGTAACGCCCCTTGCCGATCCACTTCATGCCCAGCTCGAAGCCCTGGCCGACCTCCCCGAGGATGTTGCGGGACGGCACCCGCACGTCGTCGAAGACCAGCGAGGCCGGGGTCGCCGGACCCATGGTGGCGATCGGCTCCGAACGCCAGCCCATCGCCCGGTCCACCAGGAACGCGGTGGTGCCGCCGCCGCGTACCCCCTTCTCCTTGTCGGTCACGGCGACGACGATGGCGAAGTCGGCGTCGTTGCCGTTGGTGATGAAGGTCTTCTCGCCGTTGAGGACCCAGTCGTCGCCGTCGCGGCGGGCGGACATCTTGATGTTCGCCGCGTCGGAGCCGGCGCCCGGCTCGGTGATGGCGAAGCAGGACACCCGCTCGCCCTCGATGGTGGGCAGCAGGTATTCCGCCCGCTGGGTGTCGTTCGCGTGGAACAGGATGTTGTCGGCCTCGCCGCCGAAGCGGAACGGCACCAGCGTGTGCCCGACCTCGGTCCAGATCAGCGACTGCATGACGGCGGGCAGGTCCATGCCGCCGTACTCCTCCGGCGTGGCCAGCCCCCAGAAGCCGAAGGCGCGCGCCTTGAGCTGCAGCTCACGCAGCTCGCTGCGCTCGATGCCGGGCTGTCCGGCCCGCTCGCGGCGCAGCAGCTCATGCTCCAGCGGCACGACCTCCTTGCGGATGAACGCGCGGGCGGTGTCGCGGATCGCCCGCTCCTCGTCGGTGAGCGAGAAGTCCACAGTGGTTCCTCTTTCCGGTGGTTGTCAGCGGGCTCCGCCGTTGACGTACAGGGTCTGGCCGGTCACGAACGACGCGTCGTCGCTGGCCAGGAAGGCGATGACGGAGGCGATCTCCTCGGGCTGGGCGACCCGGCGCAGCGGCGTGTGCTCGGAGGCCCACTGCTGGTGCGCCTCGGCCGTCGAGCCGACCCGCTCGGCGGTGGCGGCGGTCATCGCGGTGGCCACGTAGCCGGGCGCGACCGCGTTCACGCAGATGTTGAACGGCCCCAGCTCGATCGCCAGCGTCGCGGTCAGCCCCTGCACCCCGGCCTTGGCCGCCGCGTAGTTGGCCTGCCCCCGGTTGCCCAGCGCCGACCTGCTGCTCAGATTCACGATCTTGCCGTACTTCTGCGCCACCATGTGCTGCTGCACCGCCTGGCACAGGTAGAACATGCTGGTCAGGTTCGTGTTCAACACCGCGTGCCAGTCAGCCGCGCTCATCTTGAACAGCAGATCGTCCCGCGTGATCCCCGCGTTGTTCACCAGGATGTCCACCCGCCCGTGATCCCCCACGACGCGGTCCACGGTGGCGATCACCGCCGCCTCGTCCGTGACGTCACACCCGTAGCCCGTGGCCACCCCGCCCGCGTCCCGGATCTCCGCCGCGACCGCCTCACTCCGCTCCTCGCTGAGATCCACGACCGCGACAGTCGCCCCCTCCGCGGCCAGCCGCTTCGCGGTCGCCGCCCCGATGCCCTGCGCGCCCCCGGTCACCACCGCGACCCGCCCGCCGAACCTGTTCCCCATGCTCATGTCCTCCCTTGGAAAGGAAGGGCACCTTCTTATCGTTTTCCGTAGTAGAAGGTGCCCTTCTTAACGTCTCGCTGGTCAGAAGGCGTTCACGCCGGTGAGGGCGCGGCCGATCAGCAGTTGCTGGATCTGGCTGGTGCCCTCGTAGAGGGTGGTCACCCGCGCGTCGCGCAGGTACTTGCCGACCGGGTACTCGTCGACGTAGCCGTACCCGCCGAACACCTGGAGGGCCTTGTTCGCCGCGCGCACCGCGGCCTCGCTGGCGAACAGCTTCGCCATCGACGCCTCGGTCGCGAACGGCTGCCCGCGGTCGATCAGATCCGCGACCCGCCACACCAGCAGCCGGGCCGCTGCGGTGTCCACCGCGACGTCCGAGATCAACTGCTGGACCAGCTGGTACGCCGCGATCGGCTTGCCGAACTGGGTGCGCTGCGTCGCGTACGCCACCGCCGCGTCCAGGCAGCCCTGCGCGATGCCGACGCACCCGGCCGCGACCGACATCCGCCCCTTGTCCAGCGTGGACATGGCCAGGTGGAAGCCACGCCCCTCGGTGCCGAGCACCGCGTCGCCGGGCACCCGCACCCCGTCGAGCACCAGCTCGGCGGTGGGCTGGCCGCGCAGCCCGAGCTTGCCGTGGATCTCGCGCCGGGTCAGCCCCGGCGTGTCCGTGGGCACCAGGAACGCGGTGACGCCGCGCGGTCCCGGCTCGCCGGTGCGCGCGAACACCAGCGCCACGTCGGCCCAGGTGCCGTTGGTGATGAAGATCTTCGAGCCGGTCAGCCGCCAGCCGTCGCCGTCGCGCTCGGCGCGGGTGGTCAGCGACGCGGCGTCGGAGCCGGTGCCGGGCTCGGTCAGCGCGAAGCAGCCGAGCAGGTCGCCCCCGCACAGGCCGGGCAGCCAGCGCTTCCGCTGCGCGTCGGTGCCGTACGCCGCGATGCTCTTGGCGACCAGCCCCAGCGAGACCGACACCAGCCCGCGCACGGACGAGTCGCCCCGGCCCAGCTCCTCCAGCACCAGGCAGTACGCCAGGTGGTCGCCGCCGCTGCCGCCGTGCTCCTCGGCGACGGTCAGGCCGAGGAAGCCCAGCTCGCCGAGCTGCTTGACCACGGTGCGGTCGACGCTCTCGCGCCGGTCCCACTCGGCCGCGTGCGGCACCACCTCGCGGTCGACGAACTCGGCGGCGAGCCGGCGCAGCGCGGCGTGTTCCGGCGACAGTGTCATGTCCACGCCAATAAACTAGCGGTGAAAGTTTTATCGCGTCCAGACCCCGCTGTGGCAGAGTTTCGGGCGAGCACCGACAGAGGGAGAACCGCCCATGCCCCGGCCGAGCCAGGCCCTGCTGAGCCGGCAGCGCATCGTCGAGACCGCCGCCGCGATGATCGACGCGGATGGGCTGGCCGCCTTCTCGACCCGCCGCCTGGCCGCCGAGCTGGGGGTACGCGGGCCGTCGCTGTACAACCACTTCGCCACCAAGGACGACATCCTGGACGCGGTCGCCGACGCGATCATCGCGGGCGTGGACGTGTCGTTCTTCACCACGCACGACTGGCGCGACGCGTTGAAGCTGTGGGCGCGGTCCTACCGGGCGGCACTGACCGCACACCCGAACATCGTCCCGTACCTGGCCCAGGGCCCGGGGCGGCGCCCGGCGGCGCTGCACATGGCCGACGCGGTGTACGGGGCGCTGGTCAAGGCGGGCTGGCCGCCCGCTCGGGCCACGCACATCGGTGCGGTGATGCGCTACCTGGTCGCGGGGTCGTCGCTGGGGTCCTTCGCGCGCGGCTTCGTCGAGGACCCGGAGCTGTACGCGGCGCACTACCCGCACCTGTCCCAGGCCCACCGGCTGGCGGAGCATCAACACAGCGTCGACGAGGGGGCGTTCGCCCTCGGCCTGGACGCGCTGATCGACGGGCTGTCCCGCGAGTACGACGCCACGGTCGCCCCGCGCTGACCGTGCCGCCTTCGGCGGGCCACCCGCGTCCGCCTTCGGCTGGTGGCCACCGTCCGCCTCAGCCCACCATCCGGCCCGTCCGCCACCTCAGCTGCCACGTTCGGGCAGGTCAGAGCCGTCTCGAATGGGGCTGGCCGTCGGTGTCGGCCGTCGGGCGCGGGTTCGGGTCGTGTCAGGCGCCGATGATCGGTGTCTCGTGTCAAGATCTGCGGTCTGACCACACTTTCTGACACGAGACAGCGATCATCGGCCGGAAGCGACGCCGAACGGCCGGAAACGCCGCGGAACCCGGCCGGACACGCCGGGACCCGGCCGGAACCGACCCGCAATCCGGTCGGAACCGACCCGCAACCCGGTCCGGTTCGGTTCGGGAGTCGCGCGCCCGAGATCCCGACCTGGTTCCCGAGGCGCAGTCGTACTACAGTCGAAACTTGCAGCGCTAGTTTTGTGGGCCCCGGTCATCGACCGGAGTCCGCCCGCTATCGCGGCCCGACGGCGTCGTCCCCGCTCCCCCGCGGTCCCGCCCTGCACGGCCGCCCGATGGGAAGGGACCGCATGGACCTGGCAGCCGCGGCGACGCATCCGGGGCGCACCACCCCGATCGCCGACCGCACCGAGTTGTACCTCGACGGGCGCTGGACCGCCCCGCACGGCACCGGCGTCATCGCCGTGGAGGACCCGACCACCGAGCAGGTGATCGCGCACGTGCCCGCCGGTGACACGGTGGACGTGGACCGCGCCGTCGCCGCCGCGAAGGCCGCGTTCGGCCCGTGGTCGGCGCTGGCCCCGGCCGAGCGCGCGGCGCACCTGGACCGCCTGCACTCGGCCCTGGCCGCGCGCGCGGAGGACATCGCCGCCACGGTCGCCCGCGAGCTGGGCACCCCGCTGAAGATCTCCGCCAAGGTGCAGGCCGGCCTGCCGCTGACCGTGCTGAAGGGGTACGCCGAGCTGGCCGCCGAGCCCGCGCCCGCGCACACCGTCGGCAACTCGCTGATCCTGGGCGAGCCGGTCGGCGTGGTCGGCGCGATCACCCCGTGGAACTACCCGCTGCACCAGATCGTGGCGAAGCTCGCCGCCGCGCTGGCCGCGGGCTGCACCGTGGTGCTCAAGCCCGCCGACCTGACCCCGCTGGTGGCGTACCTGTTGTTCGACGCGGTCGACGAGGCGGGCCTGCCGCCGGGCGTGGCCAACCTGGTCACCGGGCCGGGTTCGGTGGTCGGCTCGGCCATCGCCGGGCACCCCGACGTGGACATGGTGTCGTTCACCGGCTCCACGGCGGTCGGCGCGCGCATCTCCCACCTGGCCGCCGACCGCATCGCACGGGTGTCGCTGGAGCTGGGCGGCAAGTCGGCCAACGTCATCCTGGCCGACGCCGACCTGCCCCGCGCGGTGAAGACCGGCGTCGCCAACGCGTTCCTCAACTCCGGCCAGACCTGCACCGCCTGGACCCGCATGCTGGTGCACCGCTCCCGGTACGAGGAGGCGCTGGCGATCGCCGCCGCGGCCGCCGCCGCGCAGACGCCCGGCGACCCGTTCGACACGGCGACCCGGCTCGGCCCGCTGGCCTCGGCCGCGCAGCGCGAGACGGTGCGCGGGTACATCGCGCGCGGGCTCGCCGACGGGGCGCGGCTGATCGCGGGCGGGCTGGACGCGCCGGTGCCGGACCGGGGCCACTTCGTCGCGGCGACCGTACTGGCCGATGTGGAGCCCGACGCCGTCGTGGCGCAGGAGGAGATCTTCGGGCCGGTGCTGGTCGTGATCCCGTTCGACTCCGATGACGAGGCCGTCGCCATCGCCAACAACTCCCGGTACGGCCTGGCCGGTGCCGTCTGGTCCGGCGACGAGGAGCGGGCGCTGGCCGTGGCGCGGCGTTTGCGCACCGGCGCCGTGGACGTCAACGGGGCGCCGTTCAACCCGCTCGCTCCGTTCGGCGGGTACAAGCAGTCGGGCATCGGCCGCGAGCTGGGCCGGCACGGGCTGCAGGAGTTCCTCGAGACCAAGGCGATCCAGCGATGAGCGCCGCGACGGTACGCGCGCTGGTGTGCCACGGGCCCGGGACTCCGCTGGCCGTCGAGCCGATCGTGCTGCCCGAGCTCGGGCCGCGTGACGTGCGGGTGCGCATCCGCGCCGCCGGGGTGTGCCACTCCGACCTGTCCATGGCGAACGGGACCCTCGCCGCGGCGTACCCCCTGGTCCTGGGGCATGAGGCGGCGGGCGTGGTGACCGCGGCCGGGCCGGAGGCGTCGGTGGCCGTGGGCGCGCACGTGGTGCTGAACTGGGCGCCGCCCTGCCGCCGCTGCTGGTTCTGCACCCACGAGCAGCCCTGGCTGTGCGAGACCGCGGGCGTGGCGAGCACGCCCCGCGGCACCCTTCCCGACGGTACGCCGCTGCACGTCACCCTCGGTCTCGGCGCGCTGGCCGAGGAGGTGGTGGTCGGCGACCATGCCGTCATCCCGGTGCCCGACGAGCTCCCGTTCCACACGGCGGCGCTGCTCGGCTGCGCGGTGCTCACCGGCGTCGGGGCGGTGCTGCGTACGGCCGCGCTGCGGCCCGGGGAGTCCGCGCTGGTCATCGGGCTGGGCGGGGTCGGCCTGTCCACGGTGATGGCGGCGCGCGCCGCCGGTGCCGCGACGGTGATCGCCGTGGACGTCTCCGACGCCAAGCGGGAGCTGGCCCTGGCCGCCGGCGCGACCCACTTCCTGGTCTCCGGCGACGAGCTGAGCGGCCAGGTGCGCGGGCTGACCGAGCGGCGCGGCGCGGACCACGCCTTCGAGTGCGTGGGCCGGGCCGCGACCATCCGCGCGGCCTGGCGGGCCACCCGGCGCGGCGGTCAGGTGACCGTCGTCGGCATGGGCGCCAAGGACGACATGGTCAGCCTCGCCGCGCTGGACGTGTTCCACTCGGCCCGCACGCTGCGCTCGTCGGTGTACGGCAACTCCGACCCCGACCGCGACCTACCCGGCCTGGCCCGCCAGGTCCTGTCCGGCGACCTCGACCCGGCGGCGCTCATCACCGACCGGATCACCCTCGACGAGGCCCCGGAGGCCTTCGCCCGCATGTCCCGCGGCGAAGGCGCCCGCTCGGTCGTCCTCTTCTCCTGAACCGCCACACCCGAGGCCGCGAGCCCAACCGGCTCGCGGCCTCGCCCTGCTCACGAACCTCCCGGGATCCACCCCTCGCGGACGGCGGCCGAACGGTCAAGATCCACCGACTTGCCTGGCACTCGGGCGAATGGACGGTCAAGATACGCCCGTCTGCCAGGCAAGTCGGATGATCAAGCGGGGCGGGTCACGTGAGGGCCTTCGCGAGTTCGGTGCGGGAGCGGATGTTGAGGCGGGCGAAGATGTTGCGCATGTGGTGGTCGACGGTGCGGGTGCTGAGGAAGAGGTGGGCGGCCACCTCGCGGTTGGTGGCGCCGTCGCGGACCAGGCGGGCGATCTGCAGCTGCTGAGCGGTGAGGACGTCGGCGGCGCGGACGGCCGGGGCGTCCACCGCCTCGCCGGCGGCCCGTAGTTCTGCGCGGGCCTGGTCGGTCCAGGCGGGGACGTCGAGGCGGGTGAACGTCTCCAGCGCGTGGTGCAGGTGCTCGCGCGCGTCGCGGGGGCGGCGGGCGCGGCGCAGCTCCTGGCCGAACAGCAGCTCGGTGCGGGCCCGTTCGAAGTCGGCCTCCCCGGCCAGGTGCAGCGTCAGCGCCTGCTGGAAGTGCTCCTCGGCCGCGGCGCTGCCGCGCGGGGCGAGCAGCGCGTGGCAGCGCGCCGACAGCGCCCGGCGCACCGGGTCGCCGGTGGACGCGGCCCACCCGTCGAAGCCCGCGAGCGCCGCGACGGCCTGCTCCCGTCCGTCGGCGCGGACCGCGGCCTCGACCAGCCATGGCGTCGCCATGGCCTGCACCACGACATGCCCCCGTCCGGTACGCGGGCAGGCGATCGCCGCGATCCGGGTGACCGTGTCGGCGGGGCGGCCGGCCAGCAGGTCCAGCACGGCCAGCGCCCACTGGCTCAGCGCCTTGGGACGGTTGGTCTGCCCGGTGCCCGGCGCCACCTCGATGTCGCGGATGCGGCGCAGGGACAGCTCCCGCTCGCCCCGGATGGCGGCGAGCACGGCGAGCATCGCCTGGTGGTCCCCGGCGTAGTTGCCCTGCCCGCAGGCGCGTGCGGCGCGCAGCCCCTGCAGGCTGGTGGCGGCCGCGGCGTCGTACCGGCCCAGCCAGTATTCGGCGTAGGCGGCCATCTCCAGGGCGAGCGGCAGGGCGGACACGTCGCCGGTGTCGCGGGCGACCTCGACGGCGCGGGCGGCGAGCCGGTGCGCGCCGACGTCGTCGGCCAGCAGCAGTGCGGACGCGGCGGCGCAGGTGAGCGGGGCAGCGCTGTCGAGCGCGGCGCCGAGGTCGATGGTGCGCCGCAGCGGCCGCAGTGCCCGGTCGTGCCGCCCGAGGAACGTCGCGCCGAATCCGGCGATGTGCTCGAACACGACCTCCAGGTCGGCGGGGTCGCCGGGACGGCGCAGCGCCGCCGCGCGCGTGGCGACCTCCACGTAGCGGGGGTGGTCGCCGGAGAAGCAGACCGCCTCGCTGGCCCGCAGCAGCGCCAGCACGGCGAGTTCGCGGTGGGTGCCGGCGAGCCGGTCGGCCAGCGCCAGCAGCGACTCGACGGCGTTGACGGTGGCCCCGGCGCGCAGCTCGATCTCGCCGGACAGCACCTCGCTCTCGGCGGTGGTGGCCCGGTCCCGGGTCACCGGGTGAGCCCGGCGCAGCAGGCTGCGGGCGCGGTGCGGGCTGCCGGACTGCCAGGCGTACCGGGCGGCGGTGACCAGGCGGCTGGCCGCGCCGGCGGGTTCGGTGGTGAGCTGTGCGGCGTGCTCCAGCGCCGCCGAGGCGCGCGAGAAGCCGCCGTCGCCCGCCGCGTCCTCCAGCTCGGCGGCCAGCCGCGCGTCGGGGCCGTACGCGGCGGCGGCCAGGTGCACGGCCCGGCGCAGCCGCTCCCGGTCGGGGTCGAGGCTGCGGGCCAGGTGCAGGTGGGCGGCGCGGCGCTGGGCCAGCGGCGCCTCCTCGTAGGCCAGGGTGCGGGCCAGCGGCTGCGGGAACACGATGCCGCCGCGGCCGACCCGGACCAGCCCGGCGTCCTCGGCCGGGGCGAGCGCGGCGATGTCCACGCCGGACCCGAGCGCGGCGCGGACCAGCCCGGCCGCGTCGTTCTCCTCGTCGGCGGCGGCGAGCAGCAGCAGCCAGCGGGTGTCGGACGGCAGCCGGTCGAGGCGGGCGCGGTACGCCCGCAGCAGCGCGCTGTCGGCGGGCAGCCGGGTCGGCAGCGGCGCCTCGCCGCGGCGCTGGCTGTCGGTGAGCGAGGCGGCGAGGTCGGTCAGGGCGCGGGGATTTCCGCCGCCCAGGGCGGCCAGCGCCGCGAGCGGATCGCCGTCACCGCCGTCACCGTCCAGCGCGCCGGGCAGCAGGTGGGCCGTGAGCGGGCCGTCCGGCTCTTCGCCGCGCAGCAGGTCGGCGAGCATGGCGCGGCTCGCCCGCGGGTCGAGTTCCCGGACCGGCAGCAGCGGTACGCCGCTGAGCGCGGGCTCGGCCGAGGCGGTGAGCAGCAACGCCACCCGGTACGCGCGCAGCCGCCGC
The Catellatospora sp. IY07-71 DNA segment above includes these coding regions:
- a CDS encoding TetR/AcrR family transcriptional regulator — protein: MPRPSQALLSRQRIVETAAAMIDADGLAAFSTRRLAAELGVRGPSLYNHFATKDDILDAVADAIIAGVDVSFFTTHDWRDALKLWARSYRAALTAHPNIVPYLAQGPGRRPAALHMADAVYGALVKAGWPPARATHIGAVMRYLVAGSSLGSFARGFVEDPELYAAHYPHLSQAHRLAEHQHSVDEGAFALGLDALIDGLSREYDATVAPR
- the fabG gene encoding 3-oxoacyl-ACP reductase FabG; the encoded protein is MGNRFGGRVAVVTGGAQGIGAATAKRLAAEGATVAVVDLSEERSEAVAAEIRDAGGVATGYGCDVTDEAAVIATVDRVVGDHGRVDILVNNAGITRDDLLFKMSAADWHAVLNTNLTSMFYLCQAVQQHMVAQKYGKIVNLSSRSALGNRGQANYAAAKAGVQGLTATLAIELGPFNICVNAVAPGYVATAMTAATAERVGSTAEAHQQWASEHTPLRRVAQPEEIASVIAFLASDDASFVTGQTLYVNGGAR
- a CDS encoding SigE family RNA polymerase sigma factor, translated to MADDEGFREFVHARLARLSRVAYLLTGEHHAAEDLLQNTLVRLASKWPKVSRTGVPDAYVRKVMYHEHVSSWRRSRHLRSELTTGELPESGAGSDMAAETVRRLLLEQALAKLTRKQRAVIVLRFFEDLSEADAAEALGVSVGTVKSQTSYALGRLRELAPELHVLVKEPNGVSA
- a CDS encoding acyl-CoA dehydrogenase family protein yields the protein MDFSLTDEERAIRDTARAFIRKEVVPLEHELLRRERAGQPGIERSELRELQLKARAFGFWGLATPEEYGGMDLPAVMQSLIWTEVGHTLVPFRFGGEADNILFHANDTQRAEYLLPTIEGERVSCFAITEPGAGSDAANIKMSARRDGDDWVLNGEKTFITNGNDADFAIVVAVTDKEKGVRGGGTTAFLVDRAMGWRSEPIATMGPATPASLVFDDVRVPSRNILGEVGQGFELGMKWIGKGRYIIPSHALGVGERALQMAVDYANTRQTFGHPIADYQAIQWMIADSETELEAARWLVLRAAWTVDQGQDPRHSSSMAKLYGAGMINRLVDRVMQIHGGMGYTRELPVERWYRQMRLLRIYEGTDEMQRLIISRDLLRGYTKIGGHLA
- a CDS encoding acyl-CoA dehydrogenase family protein encodes the protein MDMTLSPEHAALRRLAAEFVDREVVPHAAEWDRRESVDRTVVKQLGELGFLGLTVAEEHGGSGGDHLAYCLVLEELGRGDSSVRGLVSVSLGLVAKSIAAYGTDAQRKRWLPGLCGGDLLGCFALTEPGTGSDAASLTTRAERDGDGWRLTGSKIFITNGTWADVALVFARTGEPGPRGVTAFLVPTDTPGLTRREIHGKLGLRGQPTAELVLDGVRVPGDAVLGTEGRGFHLAMSTLDKGRMSVAAGCVGIAQGCLDAAVAYATQRTQFGKPIAAYQLVQQLISDVAVDTAAARLLVWRVADLIDRGQPFATEASMAKLFASEAAVRAANKALQVFGGYGYVDEYPVGKYLRDARVTTLYEGTSQIQQLLIGRALTGVNAF
- a CDS encoding long-chain fatty acid--CoA ligase, coding for MSTLSLAAVLAEAARRRPDKVAVVDAFGRETYADLWRQALEYAAGLRELGVQPGDAVALVVPNVTDFPRAYYGVLAAGGVVVPVHLLLTPGEAAYVLRDSGAKLVVCHSGLLALGAPAAAEAGVPLASVGPRPDLEAGGTGPARLEDVSASVTPLRSYVTREPNDPAVIFYTSGTTGRPKGAVLTHLNMVMNATVNSFDANDARPTDVVLGCLPLFHTFGQTVGMNGAFRIGATLVLLARFTGDAALDLMVREGVDVFHGVPTMYVALLEAAAGREDLPKLRLCISGGAALPVAVLERFNTAFSTTIFEGYGLSETSPTATTNQPHFGVRAGTIGHPIWGVEVEIARAEVDDRIELLDTGELGEIVIRGHNVFAGYHGNPEATAQAVVDGWFRTGDLGTKDADGFIAIVDRKKDIVIRGGFNVYPREVEEVLARHPAVELVSVIGVPDATHGEEICAVVVLRPEAAPVTEQDLIDWSRDQLGKHKYPRRVHFRDDLPMGPSHKVLKRELRRLLS
- a CDS encoding MaoC/PaaZ C-terminal domain-containing protein — translated: MRVFTSAQELAAAVGQCIGPGPWQRVDQARLDAFADATGGPRCTGLGAAAPGYLTLSLLPLLVHDVYRFDNVRLGVNYGVNRVRFPAPVPVGAAIRLLARIAEVEPVDGGVQLVTQLTVRADGQDKPCCVAETVSRIYFEEEP